One region of Hemiscyllium ocellatum isolate sHemOce1 chromosome 32, sHemOce1.pat.X.cur, whole genome shotgun sequence genomic DNA includes:
- the klhl11 gene encoding kelch-like protein 11 yields MAAAPDPGQGGDDGDGEADVFESRTHCLELSRRQNEQRKRGLFCDLTLSVGGREFRAHRSVLAAATEYFEPLLGGNFEESRSERVEMRKWSTEPGPDPDTVEAVLQFMYTGSIRVCTGTVHEVLELADRFLLLQLKEFCGEFLKKKLNLTNCVAVHSLAHMYSLDQLALKAADMIRRDFSKVVQDDEFYTLPFHLVRDWLSDSEITVDSEEVLFEAVVKWVQRNPEEREKHFEELFQLLRLPQMKPTYLTRIIKSERLVADNANCLRLVSEAVEGHALRSENLQPANLDNWASQVVSFQPRFGQNMDIIMVVGGVSEGGDYLSECVGYFIDEDRWVNLPHIHNHLDGHAMAITDSHVYVAGSMEPGFAKTVERYSPNRNSWEQVNNLITRKHSFGLSAVKQNLYSIGGHGNFSPGFKDVDVYEPDQDRWHHLESAPKILRDVKAISVEDRFVYITARTPVDTDNEDGLETINAKYDTDTRQWQDVESLPLLDNYCAFQMAIATTNFYHTASCCPKCYTVTDTEAKQKISNMTADEILESLPPEVLSIEGAAICYFRDDVFIIGGWKNSDDMDKQYRKEAYRYCSERKRWMLLPPMPQPRCRATACHVRIPYRYLYGVQRYPMPQNLARQRERLQQMQQLHRRSLSLRRQLQPQVEC; encoded by the exons ATGGCGGCGGCCCCGGACCCGGGCCAGGGCGGGGACGACGGCGATGGCGAGGCCGATGTGTTCGAATCGAGGACCCACTGCCTGGAGCTGTCGCGGCGCCAGAACGAGCAGAGGAAGCGCGGCCTGTTCTGTGACCTGACCCTGTCAGTGGGAGGCCGCGAGTTCCGCGCCCACCGTTCGGTGCTGGCCGCCGCCACCGAGTACTTCGAGCCGCTGCTCGGCGGCAACTTCGAGGAGTCCCGCTCCGAGCGGGTGGAGATGCGCAAATGGAGTACGGAGCCCGGGCCTGACCCCGACACCGTGGAAGCCGTCCTCCAGTTCATGTACACGGGCTCCATCCGTGTCTGCACCGGCACTGTCCATGAGGTCCTGGAGCTGGCCGACAG GTTCCTCCTGCTCCAGCTGAAGGAATTCTGTGGGGAGTTTCTAAAGAAAAAGCTGAATCTCACCAACTGTGTGGCAGTTCACAGTCTGGCCCACATGTACTCCCTGGACCAGCTGGCTTTGAAAGCAGCAGACATGATCCGCAGGGACTTCTCCAAGGTGGTACAGGATGATGAGTTCTACACGCTGCCTTTTCACCTGGTCAGGGACTGGCTGTCAGACTCTGAAATCACAGTGGACTCTGAGGAAGTTCTTTTTGAGGCTGTGGTGAAGTGGGTGCAGCGGAACCCAGAGGAGAGGGAGAAGCACTTTGAGGAGCTGTTCCAGCTATTGCGGTTGCCTCAGATGAAGCCCACATACCTAACTCGAATCATCAAATCTGAGCGGCTTGTGGCTGATAATGCCAACTGCCTCCGACTTGTTTCAGAAGCAGTTGAAGGTCATGCACTGAGATCAGAAAATCTTCAGCCTGCCAATCTGGACAACTGGGCATCCCAGGTTGTGTCATTCCAGCCTCGCTTTGGACAAAACATGGATATCATCATGGTGGTGGGTGGTGTGTCAGAGGGTGGAGATTATCTAAGTGAGTGTGTTGGCTATTTCATTGATGAAGATCGATGGGTGAATCTTCCCCACATTCACAACCATCTGGACGGCCATGCTATGGCCATCACAGACTCTCATGTGTATGTGGCTGGCTCCATGGAACCTGGGTTTGCAAAGACAGTGGAGAGATACAGTCCAAACAGAAACAGCTGGGAACAAGTTAACAACCTGATCACAAGGAAGCATTCCTTTGGGCTGTCAGCAGTTAAGCAGAATTTGTACAGTATTGGGGGACATGGGAACTTTAGCCCAGGGTTCAAAGATGTTGACGTATATGAACCTGATCAAGATAGATGGCACCATCTGGAATCGGCTCCCAAAATATTACGAGATGTTAAAGCTATCAGTGTGGAAGATCGTTTTGTGTATATCACTGCTCGCACCCCTGTGGACACTGACAACGAAGACGGATTGGAGACTATAAATGCAAAGTATGATACTGACACAAGGCAGTGGCAAGACGTGGAATCTCTGCCACTGCTTGATAACTACTGCGCCTTCCAGATGGCTATTGCAACAACAAACTTTTACCATACAGCCTCCTGCTGCCCCAAATGTTACACTGTGACAGACACCGAAGCAAAGCAGAAAATCTCTAACATGACAGCTGATGAAATCTTGGAGAGCTTGCCCCCCGAAGTGTTGAGTATTGAGGGGGCGGCGATTTGCTACTTCCGTGATGATGTATTCATAATTGGCGGCTGGAAGAACAGTGATGACATGGACAAACAGTATCGGAAGGAGGCATACCGTTACTGCTCAGAGAGGAAGCGCTGGATGCTGCTGCCTCCCATGCCCCAGCCACGATGCCGGGCAACTGCTTGCCACGTGAGGATACCTTATAGGTACCTGTATGGAGTTCAGAGATACCCAATGCCACAAAATCTAGCCAGGCAGCGAGAGCGGCTGCAGCAAATGCAGCAGTTACATCGGCGATCGTTAAGCCTCAGGCGGCAGCTGCAGCCACAAGTTGAATGTTAA